A region from the Drosophila bipectinata strain 14024-0381.07 chromosome 3R, DbipHiC1v2, whole genome shotgun sequence genome encodes:
- the LOC138926477 gene encoding probable cytochrome P450 309a2 — translation MHGSGVDLCFRYTAHVMADFIWGIDAGTFTRPEQPNKIQYMATRWTSYAFYMISWFMATIVAPGIRLLLKFRFYPKGTAGLVSNFTQHPTEPRLQSRKNSSRTHYLSHLLQLREQKQATHDDLVGHALTVLLDGYDTTGTASFMHCITWRKVLQLNKSCARKSFLAWMKKRASILTNFAAYPI, via the exons atgcacggtagtggagtcgat CTCTGCTTTCGTTACACGGCTCATGTGATGGCTGACTTCATTTGGGGCATCGATGCTGGCACGTTTACCCGACCCGAGCAGCCAAACAAGATCCAATATATGGCTACCAGATGGACCAGCTACGCCTTCTATATGATTTCGTGGTTCATGGCCACCATAGTAGCTCCAGGGATTCGCCTGCTGTTGAAATTCCGCTTCTACCCCAAAGGCACGGCAGGGTTGGTCTCGAACTTCACCCAGCACCCAACCGAACCGCGCCTGCAAAGTCGTAAAAACTCCAGCCGAACGCATTATCTCTCCCATTTACTCCAACTTCGTGAGCAGAAACAGGCCACCCACGACGATCTGGTAGGTCACGCTCTGACGGTTCTGCTCGATGGTTACGACACTACCGGAACGGCCTCCTTCATGCACTGTATTAC TTGGCGGAAAGTCCTGCAGCTCAACAAAAGCTGCGCACGGAAATCTTTTCTAGCTTGGATGAAGAAAAGAGCATCGATTTTGACAAACTTTGCGGCCTACCCTATTTAG